The Desulfobacterales bacterium genome has a window encoding:
- a CDS encoding DUF4124 domain-containing protein — protein sequence MRKIGFCFFVIILFLGVTANGEIYKWKDKNGVVSFGNKPPKDAENITVHSTDEDIKAEIPEKILVSISKDFSIVRSEIASSWAPYTNKLSSTQLWGITSEPKYEGKKPKYGILSLGTFDNKSYYYVFDEIDKSNIVLYFDRNQNGDFTDDGGPIKNEGTGTFAAAINLPIRQIIKQLDIPGDFYIWFFINDDNWKQGYSCHYSQTQFKGNVKIKDKTYLAYISETNRNDADFTNDGIYIDINNDGKIEEKTEYFKPDAIVLINGAKYLFEIGW from the coding sequence ATGAGAAAGATAGGGTTTTGTTTTTTCGTAATTATACTTTTTTTGGGAGTAACCGCAAATGGAGAAATTTATAAATGGAAAGATAAAAATGGAGTTGTTTCTTTTGGTAATAAACCTCCAAAAGATGCTGAGAACATCACTGTTCATTCAACAGACGAGGATATAAAGGCCGAAATTCCTGAAAAAATTTTAGTTTCTATATCAAAAGATTTTTCAATAGTAAGGTCTGAAATTGCCAGTTCATGGGCGCCTTATACAAACAAACTTTCAAGCACACAATTGTGGGGCATTACTTCTGAACCTAAATATGAAGGCAAAAAACCGAAGTATGGAATTTTAAGTCTTGGAACATTTGATAATAAATCATATTATTATGTCTTTGATGAAATAGATAAATCCAATATTGTTTTATACTTTGACAGAAACCAAAATGGTGATTTTACAGATGATGGAGGTCCTATAAAAAATGAAGGAACAGGTACGTTTGCCGCAGCAATTAATCTCCCGATAAGACAGATTATAAAACAACTTGATATACCTGGTGATTTTTATATATGGTTCTTTATAAATGATGACAATTGGAAGCAAGGATATTCTTGCCATTACAGTCAGACTCAATTTAAAGGAAATGTTAAAATTAAAGATAAAACTTATCTTGCGTATATTTCCGAAACTAATAGAAATGATGCTGATTTTACAAATGATGGAATTTACATTGATATTAACAATGATGGAAAAATAGAAGAGAAAACTGAATATTTTAAGCCTGATGCTATAGTATTAATAAATGGAGCTAAATATTTATTTGAAATAGGCTGGTAG
- a CDS encoding response regulator, producing MKPTYEELESRLARSEAVIDAIRSGDIDAVIGQKDVAIVYLKESVREARSALQSSRDNFQTLFNNIDDLVFVLSKDFRIITYNQSALNQLSYLPDELHGKNFFEIHIHDLSDEFKLKFEEITHQNPLIYAIPLLTKDEKVIFVETKVTHGNLDDREVYFCISRDISERIQAEQTLQNQKILVENANTELLRINTELESAIMKANSMAFEAEIANAAKSRFVAHVSHELRTPLNGILGYTQILMLDKSLSDSQKTGIKTIHRSGELLLSIINDILDISKIEADKMSLEISDFYFLGFLNDIVMNIKGRLQNKKIIFITEFAPDIPDYIKGDQKRLTQVLLNLLGNAVKFVKQGKIIFNVSRNGHFIRFSVEDTGYGIPKDRLNDIFLPFVQIPNHQGEIKGTGLGLSISSKLVELMGGKLNVVSSEGIGSVFWFEIALEQSELKISKITFEYKNIIGYQGRPIKILIVDDIQENRSILKELLLPLGFEIQEAVSGREAVNSAEIFIPDLIIMDLIMPEMDGFIATKKIKDNPLTRKTPIIALSASVSEKIIMLCKAAGCDDFVSKPVNMDILLSRIKNFLNLSWVYKSDNTYMNMSLPDYFDLDSQYVFPDEQDMNELNRLAMEGDIKGILNWTHKIQSKYSGCDEFTRKIIFLADQFKINEIENILVEYKKNLII from the coding sequence ATGAAACCAACCTATGAAGAACTTGAATCGAGACTTGCAAGATCTGAAGCCGTTATTGATGCTATACGAAGCGGAGATATCGATGCTGTAATCGGTCAAAAAGATGTAGCTATCGTTTATCTTAAAGAATCAGTTCGCGAAGCAAGGTCAGCTCTCCAAAGTAGCAGAGATAATTTTCAGACACTTTTTAACAATATTGACGACCTTGTTTTTGTTCTTTCAAAAGATTTTCGCATAATAACTTATAACCAATCAGCGTTAAATCAACTTTCTTATTTGCCAGATGAACTACATGGAAAAAATTTTTTTGAAATTCATATACATGATTTATCTGATGAATTTAAATTAAAATTTGAAGAAATTACCCATCAAAATCCTTTAATATATGCTATTCCGCTATTAACAAAAGATGAAAAAGTAATCTTTGTTGAAACAAAAGTCACTCATGGAAATTTAGATGATCGTGAAGTTTATTTCTGCATTTCAAGGGATATATCCGAAAGAATACAAGCTGAACAAACATTACAAAATCAAAAAATTTTAGTTGAAAACGCTAATACAGAACTTTTAAGAATTAATACAGAACTTGAATCAGCTATTATGAAAGCTAATTCAATGGCATTTGAAGCCGAAATAGCAAACGCGGCAAAAAGCAGATTTGTTGCCCATGTAAGCCATGAACTTAGAACCCCTTTAAATGGCATTCTTGGATATACTCAAATATTAATGTTGGATAAATCCCTCTCAGATAGTCAAAAAACAGGCATCAAAACTATTCATCGAAGCGGAGAACTTCTTCTTTCAATAATTAACGATATATTAGATATTTCTAAAATTGAAGCGGATAAAATGAGTCTCGAAATATCTGATTTTTATTTTTTAGGATTCTTAAATGATATAGTTATGAATATCAAAGGCAGGCTTCAAAATAAAAAAATAATTTTTATCACTGAATTTGCTCCAGATATTCCTGATTACATTAAAGGAGACCAAAAAAGGCTTACTCAAGTTTTATTAAACCTTCTCGGCAATGCTGTAAAATTTGTCAAACAGGGAAAAATTATTTTTAATGTAAGTAGAAATGGCCATTTTATTCGATTTTCAGTAGAAGATACAGGCTATGGCATTCCGAAAGATCGGCTTAATGATATATTCCTTCCTTTTGTTCAAATTCCTAACCATCAAGGAGAAATAAAGGGAACTGGCTTAGGACTTTCCATAAGCAGCAAGTTAGTTGAGCTTATGGGCGGAAAACTTAATGTTGTAAGCTCTGAAGGCATAGGCAGCGTATTCTGGTTTGAAATTGCGCTTGAACAGTCTGAATTAAAAATAAGCAAAATTACTTTTGAATATAAAAATATAATAGGATATCAAGGAAGACCTATAAAAATTTTAATTGTTGACGATATTCAAGAAAATAGAAGTATCCTCAAAGAACTTCTTCTGCCCCTTGGATTTGAAATTCAAGAAGCGGTATCTGGAAGGGAAGCGGTTAATAGCGCAGAAATATTTATACCTGATCTTATTATTATGGATTTAATAATGCCTGAAATGGATGGATTCATCGCGACAAAAAAAATTAAGGATAATCCTTTAACTCGAAAGACACCTATTATTGCCCTGTCAGCTTCTGTCTCTGAAAAAATAATAATGTTATGCAAGGCAGCTGGTTGTGATGATTTCGTTTCAAAACCTGTTAATATGGATATTCTCCTTAGCAGAATAAAAAATTTTTTGAACTTGTCATGGGTATATAAAAGTGATAATACCTACATGAATATGTCTCTACCTGATTACTTTGATTTAGATTCTCAATATGTTTTTCCAGATGAACAAGATATGAATGAGCTTAACCGTCTTGCAATGGAAGGAGATATAAAAGGTATACTTAATTGGACTCATAAAATACAAAGTAAATATAGCGGATGCGATGAGTTCACAAGAAAAATAATCTTTTTAGCGGATCAGTTTAAAATAAATGAAATCGAAAATATTTTAGTGGAATATAAAAAAAATTTAATAATTTAA